Proteins from a single region of Candidatus Goldiibacteriota bacterium HGW-Goldbacteria-1:
- a CDS encoding TIGR00730 family Rossman fold protein: MNICVFCASSDAVDKVYFNDAVLLGEKMAKRGSTLVYGGSNRGLMGAIANTVQKNGGKVIGIIPRAIKDMGVGKEDLDEVIIAEGLRERKALMDERSEAFVFLPGGSGTLEEAMELITLKQLHYHDRPLVFLNTNGFYNSLVFLFRKMQDEKFIKPDFFKLFHMAETVDDIFYFFDNYKPEKTDTKWF; the protein is encoded by the coding sequence ATGAATATTTGCGTGTTCTGTGCTTCTTCTGATGCTGTAGATAAAGTGTATTTTAATGACGCGGTTTTGTTAGGGGAAAAGATGGCAAAAAGGGGAAGCACTCTTGTGTATGGGGGAAGCAATAGAGGATTAATGGGCGCAATTGCCAATACCGTACAGAAAAACGGCGGGAAAGTTATCGGAATTATTCCAAGGGCCATAAAGGATATGGGTGTTGGAAAAGAAGACCTTGATGAAGTGATAATAGCGGAAGGGCTAAGGGAAAGAAAAGCGCTTATGGATGAGCGGTCAGAAGCTTTTGTATTTTTGCCGGGCGGCTCCGGTACTTTAGAAGAGGCAATGGAACTTATAACCTTAAAACAGCTTCATTATCACGACCGTCCGCTGGTATTTCTAAACACAAACGGGTTTTATAACAGCCTGGTTTTCCTCTTCCGCAAGATGCAGGACGAGAAATTCATTAAACCCGATTTTTTCAAGCTGTTTCACATGGCAGAGACGGTGGATGATATTTTTTATTTCTTTGACAACTACAAACCGGAAAAGACGG
- the priA gene encoding primosomal protein N' has translation MKYASVAVFSGIDALLTYAVPENLNIIKGCRVMVPLGQKLATGIVIDTNLKNAGIDTNRIKPIERVVDEQSVISDELMKLGLWLAQYYISPPGIVFSAMLAALLKVKSKKMIRLRADFTGAAKLEGHEKLLYDFLYKRRGKKADIRDAQSILNLKNIYKITESLEEKGALRSEFSAKVKEKRQPSKAPDSGDAEIETHKELTAEQKHALTRINSAIDANRFAPFLVFGVTGSGKTEVYIKAAEHAVKQGKKVIVLVPEIFLTPQIMERFKRAFGERVAVYHSGLEEGERLHEWLKIKNNGADVVVGTRSSVFAPFDNIGLIIVDEEFDSSYKQESEPRYNGRDVAVYRAKMNNAVVILGSATPSAESYHNAVTGKYEMIKLEKRVHGRPMPDIKVVDMKADWQHGQELFLSDLLMDPMKETLKAGEQAILFMNRRGFSSFIFCKKCGHIEKCDNCDIPLVFHKEGNDMRCHYCDLSVKPTVYCPKCKNRLSFSGTGTQKIEEVITKFFPDKRIKRVDMDTMGGKNEYFEVYRQIKEKEIDILIGTQMIAKGFDFPEVTFVGVVGIDSVLNLPDFRAEERVFQLLTQVAGRTGRGGKNGTVAIQTYNPDAVGIKYVKKYEIEKFYQEQLSIRKEMNYPPYTGIIQFVCKDEDHDKAEKAGDKLRAAIDEQIEINKISGIEVLGPCDAPLSRIRNKYRISILIKGKSRKDLNFIARAARKKVKGADVTVIVDPASTL, from the coding sequence GTGAAATACGCAAGTGTGGCGGTTTTCTCAGGTATTGACGCCCTTCTAACTTATGCTGTCCCGGAAAACCTGAATATCATAAAAGGGTGCAGGGTAATGGTACCGTTAGGGCAGAAACTTGCAACCGGAATAGTAATAGATACTAATCTTAAAAACGCGGGCATAGACACAAACCGAATCAAACCAATTGAAAGGGTTGTTGATGAACAGTCTGTCATAAGCGATGAGTTGATGAAACTGGGGCTGTGGCTTGCGCAATATTACATTTCACCGCCCGGAATTGTATTCTCCGCGATGCTTGCCGCTTTGTTAAAGGTGAAATCAAAAAAGATGATACGCTTAAGGGCGGATTTTACCGGCGCGGCAAAGCTTGAGGGGCATGAAAAACTTTTGTATGATTTTCTTTATAAAAGAAGAGGAAAAAAAGCCGATATCAGGGATGCCCAGAGCATACTTAACTTAAAAAATATTTATAAAATTACAGAATCACTTGAAGAAAAAGGCGCGCTGCGTTCCGAATTTTCCGCTAAGGTAAAAGAAAAACGGCAGCCGTCCAAAGCGCCGGACAGCGGGGATGCTGAAATTGAAACCCACAAAGAACTAACAGCGGAGCAGAAACACGCCCTAACCAGAATTAATTCCGCTATAGACGCAAATAGGTTTGCGCCATTTCTTGTATTCGGGGTGACAGGTTCCGGCAAGACAGAAGTTTACATAAAAGCGGCGGAGCATGCGGTAAAGCAGGGGAAAAAGGTAATTGTGCTTGTGCCGGAAATATTCTTAACGCCGCAGATAATGGAGCGTTTTAAAAGGGCGTTTGGGGAACGTGTGGCTGTATATCACAGCGGCCTTGAAGAAGGGGAACGGCTGCATGAATGGCTTAAAATAAAGAACAACGGCGCTGATGTGGTGGTGGGGACACGGTCATCTGTTTTTGCGCCGTTTGATAACATAGGGCTTATAATAGTAGACGAAGAATTTGACAGTTCATATAAACAGGAAAGCGAGCCGCGATATAACGGCCGCGATGTTGCAGTATACCGCGCCAAAATGAATAACGCGGTGGTTATACTGGGAAGCGCCACGCCTTCCGCGGAATCTTATCACAATGCCGTCACCGGAAAATACGAAATGATAAAACTTGAAAAAAGGGTGCACGGAAGGCCGATGCCGGATATTAAAGTGGTGGACATGAAAGCGGACTGGCAGCACGGGCAGGAATTATTTCTGTCAGACCTTCTTATGGACCCGATGAAAGAGACGTTAAAGGCGGGGGAACAGGCAATACTGTTTATGAACCGCAGGGGTTTTTCAAGTTTCATTTTCTGCAAAAAATGCGGACATATAGAAAAATGCGATAACTGCGACATACCGCTTGTTTTTCATAAAGAAGGCAATGACATGCGGTGCCATTACTGTGATTTAAGCGTAAAGCCGACGGTCTATTGCCCTAAATGCAAAAACAGACTTAGTTTTTCGGGCACCGGCACGCAGAAGATAGAAGAAGTGATTACTAAATTTTTCCCCGATAAAAGGATAAAGCGCGTGGATATGGATACCATGGGCGGGAAAAACGAGTATTTTGAAGTGTACAGGCAGATAAAAGAAAAAGAGATAGATATATTAATAGGCACACAGATGATAGCAAAGGGTTTTGATTTTCCCGAAGTGACATTTGTGGGCGTTGTGGGGATAGATTCTGTTTTAAACCTGCCGGACTTCCGGGCTGAAGAAAGGGTCTTTCAACTGTTAACACAGGTGGCAGGAAGGACGGGACGCGGCGGAAAAAACGGGACAGTGGCAATACAGACATACAACCCTGACGCGGTGGGCATTAAATACGTAAAAAAATATGAGATAGAGAAATTCTATCAGGAACAGTTAAGCATAAGAAAAGAAATGAACTATCCACCTTACACCGGGATAATTCAGTTTGTGTGTAAGGACGAGGACCACGATAAAGCTGAAAAAGCAGGGGACAAGCTGCGCGCTGCAATTGATGAACAGATTGAAATAAACAAGATAAGCGGAATAGAAGTGCTTGGGCCGTGCGACGCCCCGCTTTCGCGGATAAGAAATAAATACAGGATAAGCATCCTTATTAAAGGAAAGTCACGCAAAGACCTGAATTTTATAGCCCGCGCCGCAAGAAAAAAAGTAAAAGGCGCGGACGTAACGGTAATTGTTGATCCGGCGAGTACGTTATAA
- a CDS encoding phospholipase, translating into MFKYRRISLKTKLNKIGMALLILCGLLVITMIINAVKPMPKGTDITGSAYNIPDDSVKFLCDVTYVDSKGKRVVEQEIFDEIFSMIKAAEKVIISDIFLINGFQGSKPENFRKLSSEFCNTLIKKKTDNPDIFISVTTDPINTQYGGVKSENFEAMKNAGIVVTITALEKLRDSVFLYSAFWRLFFQWMGNSDKGGLLPNLLAADDKKITVRSILRLLNLKANHRKLVITDAPSNKMSVLITSNNASDASSAHGNTAVRIDDSVWKDAIKSETGIAEFSGTKLDYKPGEVKDKTGTTQASFISEKAIKRELVKKIKASKKGSSIKVVMFYLSEQDIVKELAKAAKRGVDVRIILDPNKDSFGRQRDGTPNRPAANEIYELSDKLAKIRWYNTNGEQCHGKMFIFENSGSYSMIQGSCNMTRRNMDNLNLEADIMVESGKKTKFFDKAEGYFNRIWSNDDGNTYTADFEKYRDTRKLLRLKYKLQEMTGWCSF; encoded by the coding sequence ATGTTTAAATACCGGAGGATATCATTGAAAACAAAGTTAAATAAAATCGGGATGGCGCTGTTAATCCTTTGTGGTCTTTTGGTCATAACCATGATAATTAACGCAGTTAAACCAATGCCTAAAGGGACCGATATAACCGGGTCAGCGTATAACATACCGGATGATTCTGTAAAATTCCTGTGCGATGTCACATATGTTGATTCCAAGGGAAAAAGGGTAGTAGAACAGGAAATATTTGATGAAATATTCAGTATGATAAAAGCGGCCGAAAAAGTAATAATAAGCGATATATTTCTGATAAATGGTTTTCAGGGTTCGAAGCCTGAAAACTTCAGAAAGTTAAGTTCTGAATTCTGTAATACTCTTATTAAAAAGAAAACAGATAATCCTGATATCTTTATCTCTGTTACCACTGACCCCATCAATACCCAGTATGGCGGTGTGAAGTCAGAGAATTTTGAAGCAATGAAAAATGCCGGCATTGTTGTTACAATTACCGCCCTTGAAAAACTGCGTGACAGCGTGTTTTTGTATTCAGCGTTCTGGAGGCTTTTCTTTCAGTGGATGGGTAATTCGGATAAGGGTGGGTTACTGCCAAACCTGCTTGCCGCTGATGACAAAAAAATAACCGTGCGGTCTATTTTGCGTTTGTTAAATTTAAAAGCTAACCACAGAAAACTTGTAATTACCGATGCGCCGTCCAATAAGATGTCTGTTCTTATTACATCAAATAACGCAAGCGATGCGTCAAGCGCGCACGGCAACACGGCTGTGCGTATTGATGATTCTGTCTGGAAAGATGCGATAAAAAGCGAGACAGGCATAGCGGAATTTTCCGGGACAAAGCTTGATTATAAACCTGGTGAAGTAAAGGATAAGACCGGCACAACACAAGCCTCTTTTATCAGTGAAAAAGCTATAAAGAGGGAACTTGTAAAAAAGATAAAAGCGTCAAAAAAAGGCTCCTCAATTAAAGTTGTAATGTTTTATTTAAGCGAGCAGGATATTGTAAAGGAACTTGCAAAGGCCGCCAAAAGAGGGGTGGATGTAAGAATTATTCTTGACCCTAATAAAGACTCTTTTGGCAGGCAGCGTGACGGCACTCCAAACAGGCCTGCGGCAAATGAAATTTATGAATTATCGGATAAGCTGGCAAAGATAAGATGGTATAACACAAACGGGGAACAGTGCCACGGCAAGATGTTTATATTTGAAAACAGCGGAAGTTACAGCATGATACAGGGCTCCTGCAATATGACCAGAAGGAACATGGACAATCTTAATCTGGAAGCTGATATAATGGTTGAATCAGGTAAAAAAACGAAGTTTTTTGATAAGGCCGAAGGGTACTTTAACCGGATATGGTCCAATGATGACGGCAATACATATACTGCTGATTTTGAAAAATATAGAGACACAAGGAAGTTATTAAGGTTAAAATACAAACTGCAGGAAATGACTGGCTGGTGCAGTTTTTAA
- a CDS encoding NADPH-dependent 7-cyano-7-deazaguanine reductase QueF produces MAKAEGRSYNFLPESKIDTKALETIKYDGGNQLIEYKTREFSAVCPFSGLPDVAEVVITYIPSAKILELKALKYYFVSFRNVGIYQEKATDRIFSDIKKILNPKYLLVETIYNTRGGIDAKCAMEFGKR; encoded by the coding sequence ATGGCAAAAGCTGAAGGAAGGTCGTACAACTTTTTACCTGAATCTAAAATAGATACAAAAGCGCTGGAAACCATAAAATACGACGGCGGAAATCAGCTTATAGAATACAAAACGCGGGAATTTTCCGCTGTGTGCCCATTTTCCGGGCTTCCGGATGTGGCGGAAGTGGTTATTACCTACATCCCTTCAGCTAAAATACTGGAATTAAAAGCTCTTAAATATTACTTTGTCAGTTTCCGTAATGTGGGCATTTATCAGGAAAAAGCCACGGACCGTATTTTTAGTGACATTAAAAAAATATTAAATCCAAAATATCTTCTTGTTGAAACAATTTATAATACAAGAGGGGGGATAGACGCCAAATGCGCGATGGAGTTTGGAAAGCGCTGA